The following are from one region of the Capsicum annuum cultivar UCD-10X-F1 chromosome 1, UCD10Xv1.1, whole genome shotgun sequence genome:
- the LOC107870295 gene encoding UDP-glycosyltransferase 74G1, translating to MMTTHKAHCLILPYPVQGHVNPMLQFSERVQSKGVKITIAPTKSFLKNMQELPTSLSIEAISDGYDDGGHDQAESFVAYTKRFKEVGSDTLSQLIQKLTNCECPVNCMSCAVDNIYYHAHKGILKLPPTQVDQEIIIPALSSTTEASDVPGFVTNPEAERIFEMLSIGP from the exons ATGATGACTACTCACAAAGCTCATTGCTTGATTTTGCCATATCCAGTCCAAGGTCATGTCAATCCAATGCTCCAATTCTCCGAACGTGTACAATCCAAAGGTGTCAAAATCACTATAGCACCAACAAAATCCTTCTTGAAAAACATGCAAGAATTGCCAACTTCCTTGTCAATCGAGGCCATATCCGATGGCTATGATGATGGTGGCCACGATCAAGCAGAATCTTTCGTAGCCTACACAAAACGATTCAAAGAAGTTGGCTCAGATACTTTGTCTCAGCTTATTCAAAAATTAACAAATTGTGAATGCCCTGTAAATTGCATG TCTTGTGCAGTGGATAATATTTACTACCATGCACATAAAGGGATACTAAAACTTCCTCCTACTCAAGTTGATCAAGAAATTATTATTCCTGCATTATCAAGTACAACGGAGGCATCAGATGTACCTGGTTTCGTTACTAATCCGGAAGCAGAAAGAATATTTGAAATGTTGTCGATTGGGCCCTAA